The stretch of DNA GACGCCACCGTGAACGACAGCATCGCCGTCTACGCGTATCTCGCCGAGACGGGCGACACGTCGGTGAAGATCGCGGGGAACACCGGTGAGAAGAGCGAACAGGCCTTCGCGCTCCGCAAGGGCAGCCCGCTCACCGACGACATCGACGGCGCGCTCGACGAGCTCCGTTCCGACGGCACTCTCGCCAGAATCTCCCAGAAGTATCTCAAGGCCGATGCGAGCGATTCGGCCGCGAAGGCGCCGGCCCAGGGACGATCGACATGGCGCCTGGTCTCCGACAACCTCTGGCCGATGGCCAGGGCCACCGTCACCACGACCATCCCGCTCGCTGCGATCAGCTTCGTGATCGGCCTGGCGATCGCGGTGCTCGTCGCACTCGCCCGGATGTCGACGAAGCCGTTCCTCGGATGGCCCGCGCGCGTCTACATCTCCATCGTGCGAGGCACACCGTTGCTGGTGCAGCTGTTCATCATCTTCTACGCGCTGCCCGAACTCGGAATCAAGGTGTCGCCGTTCCCGGCCGCCGTGGTCGCGTTCTCGTTGAACGTCGGCGGATACGCGGCGGAAGTGATCCGCGGCGCCATCATGGCCGTGCCGAAGGGCCAGACCGAGGCCGCCCAGACCATCGGCATGAGTTACGCGGCGACGATGCGGCTGATCGTGCTTCCGCAGGCCGCGCGGATCGCGACACCGGGACTGTCGAACACCCTCATCTCGTTGGTCAAGGACACCTCGTTGGCGTCCACGATCCTGGTGACCGAGCTGTTCCGGACCGCGCAGATCGCGGCGGCGCCGACCTTCGAGTTCCTCTCGCTGTACGTCACGGCGGCCGTCTACTACTGGATCGTGTGCCTGGTCCTGTCCGCGCTCCAGGCACCGCTGGAATCGCGTCTGAGCAGATTCGTCGCGACGTGACTCGGGCCGCCTAGACCCGGACGCCTCCGGCGCGGCGCGAACTCGTGTAGTCCGCGACGCCGACGGCGGCGGCGAGCAGGGCGACGACGCCCGCGAAGACCAGTCCCGCATCGCGCAGTCCGAGGGGGCCCGCGAGCAGTCCGACACCGATCGCGGGGAACGCCAGCATCACGTAGATCACGATGAAGAACGCCGAGGA from Gordonia humi encodes:
- a CDS encoding ABC transporter permease subunit (The N-terminal region of this protein, as described by TIGR01726, is a three transmembrane segment that identifies a subfamily of ABC transporter permease subunits, which specificities that include histidine, arginine, glutamine, glutamate, L-cystine (sic), the opines (in Agrobacterium) octopine and nopaline, etc.), with product MTSRMRAIAPLFAVVIAVLGLLTACSSSASDSDSGVIRFGTEGTYSPFSYHDAATGQLAGYDVDVAKAVADKLGKRAEFVEAPWDSIFAALGADRFDAVANQVTITPEREAEYSMSTPYAIGEGVIVTRADDTSISSLDDLRGRTSAQTATANWTDLARRAGAKVETVEGFTQAVKLLQQGRVDATVNDSIAVYAYLAETGDTSVKIAGNTGEKSEQAFALRKGSPLTDDIDGALDELRSDGTLARISQKYLKADASDSAAKAPAQGRSTWRLVSDNLWPMARATVTTTIPLAAISFVIGLAIAVLVALARMSTKPFLGWPARVYISIVRGTPLLVQLFIIFYALPELGIKVSPFPAAVVAFSLNVGGYAAEVIRGAIMAVPKGQTEAAQTIGMSYAATMRLIVLPQAARIATPGLSNTLISLVKDTSLASTILVTELFRTAQIAAAPTFEFLSLYVTAAVYYWIVCLVLSALQAPLESRLSRFVAT